One window from the genome of Spirosoma rhododendri encodes:
- a CDS encoding threonine aldolase family protein, with amino-acid sequence MIIDLRSDTVTQPTPAMREAMFTAPLGDDALGDDPTVNALEAKAAALFGMEAALFCASGTMTNQLAIRTHCRPGDDVICDYLSHVYQYEGGGISVNALASASLPQGERGKLTPDLIRGHIYSPADPHKPLSRLVVLENTINKGGGCYYTIPEIAAIRQVCDEHGLILHLDGARLFNALVETGEPTQAYGQLFDSISICLSKGLGCPVGSVLLSTADVIRQARRYRKLMGGGWRQAGFLAAAGIYALDHHVERLKLDHARARRIGTMLERLPVVQDILPIDTNIVIFRLPETILAADYVNSLGSKGIKAVSFGKHLVRFVTHLDFTDDMLHELENRLEL; translated from the coding sequence ATGATTATTGACCTTCGCAGCGATACCGTTACGCAACCCACGCCCGCCATGCGCGAGGCTATGTTTACCGCCCCTCTCGGCGACGATGCGCTGGGCGACGACCCGACCGTCAACGCGCTGGAAGCCAAAGCAGCCGCCCTGTTCGGCATGGAAGCGGCCCTGTTTTGCGCCAGCGGTACGATGACCAATCAGCTCGCCATCCGTACTCATTGCCGCCCCGGCGACGACGTGATCTGCGATTACCTGTCGCACGTGTATCAGTACGAAGGGGGTGGTATTTCGGTCAATGCGCTGGCGTCGGCGAGTCTGCCGCAGGGCGAACGCGGCAAACTGACGCCTGACCTGATTCGCGGACATATCTACTCCCCCGCCGACCCGCACAAGCCCCTTTCCCGGCTGGTAGTGCTGGAAAATACGATCAACAAAGGTGGGGGCTGCTACTATACGATCCCGGAGATTGCGGCCATCCGACAGGTGTGCGACGAGCACGGCCTGATCCTTCACCTCGACGGTGCCCGGCTGTTCAACGCGCTGGTCGAAACGGGCGAACCGACGCAGGCCTACGGACAACTGTTCGACTCGATCAGCATCTGTCTGTCGAAAGGGCTGGGCTGTCCGGTAGGGTCAGTGCTGCTCAGCACGGCCGACGTGATCCGGCAGGCGCGCCGGTACCGGAAGCTGATGGGTGGTGGCTGGCGGCAGGCCGGTTTTCTGGCCGCAGCGGGCATCTACGCCCTGGATCACCACGTCGAACGGCTGAAACTCGACCACGCCCGCGCCCGCCGGATCGGGACCATGCTGGAACGACTCCCGGTCGTGCAGGACATTCTGCCCATCGACACGAACATTGTCATTTTCCGCCTTCCCGAAACCATACTAGCCGCCGATTATGTTAATTCTTTAGGCAGCAAGGGCATCAAAGCCGTATCGTTTGGCAAGCATCTGGTTCGTTTCGTCACGCACCTCGACTTTACCGACGATATGCTGCACGAACTGGAAAATCGTCTTGAACTTTGA
- a CDS encoding inositol monophosphatase family protein — protein sequence MNYNLAQITDEISAIAIDAGAFLLQERSRFQPDAIEYKGLNNLVSYVDKETEKQLVERLSKLLPEAGFITEEGTTGQDADKNALNWIIDPLDGTANFIHNLPVFSVSIGLAQGSTPIAGVIYDPNRDECFSGWQGGGAWLTHKGQRSPIRVSGATKLGESLIATGFPYYQFDQMQPYLHILESLMQQTHGLRRMGSAAIDLAYVACGRFEAFYEYNLNSWDMAAGVLLVREAGGVVTDFTGGNEFLFRGDVVAGCPAHTELMAVIQEYWGQV from the coding sequence GTGAATTACAATCTAGCTCAGATTACCGACGAAATCAGTGCCATCGCCATCGATGCGGGGGCGTTTTTATTGCAGGAACGCAGCCGGTTTCAGCCCGACGCCATCGAATACAAGGGCCTGAACAACCTGGTGTCGTACGTCGACAAAGAAACGGAGAAGCAACTGGTCGAGCGGCTTAGTAAGCTGCTGCCCGAAGCCGGATTTATCACCGAAGAGGGTACGACAGGGCAGGACGCCGACAAAAACGCGCTCAACTGGATCATCGACCCCCTCGACGGTACGGCTAATTTCATCCACAACCTACCCGTGTTCTCGGTCAGTATCGGTCTGGCGCAGGGCAGCACGCCTATTGCCGGTGTCATCTACGACCCCAATCGCGATGAATGCTTTTCCGGCTGGCAGGGTGGGGGTGCGTGGCTGACGCACAAAGGCCAACGCTCGCCAATCCGGGTGTCGGGCGCAACGAAGCTCGGCGAAAGCCTGATTGCCACTGGCTTTCCGTACTATCAGTTCGATCAGATGCAGCCGTATTTGCACATTCTGGAGTCGCTGATGCAGCAGACCCACGGCCTGCGCCGGATGGGGTCGGCGGCTATCGACCTGGCGTACGTTGCCTGCGGGCGGTTCGAAGCATTTTACGAATACAACCTCAACTCGTGGGACATGGCCGCTGGTGTGTTGCTCGTGCGTGAAGCCGGTGGTGTCGTCACCGACTTTACTGGTGGCAACGAATTCCTCTTTCGGGGCGACGTCGTTGCCGGTTGTCCCGCCCACACCGAGTTGATGGCCGTAATTCAGGAATATTGGGGGCAGGTTTAA
- a CDS encoding DUF4403 family protein has translation MPRIFTYALLLLCSLISCQRVKPELPVAQNYEPALTEPISYLAGQITFPIDELERKINKALDPVLVTEEAFEGKSGEAWRLRVERTGPVKIHYDNQQAFFSAPLRVLYSNPIALTKKRKSHTLCALSVNFASPLSVGENWRLTTRSQLKDYEWIQKPTIKLLGIKINVTKLADNILQKRRADIQTIIDKAVRDELQLNKEVHKIWTDMQNPLRISKKPAELWLVPKPFSVATSPVRGGKNAIIVPIRIAFRVGTKVGEKPVLTEREPLPRLMRRDSLAGESSLHVLTFVTYDDINRVLSETIKNDKISLSGKKLTIKNAAISGGGKSLILKTDVKGIVNGTLYFRGKPHYDTLTNTLTVQNLDFDVQTRETLMKTADWLLHDSLRDTLQAVTVVPLSKEIEQLPTKIETAFEKGGPGKNTDLDIKTFRLVPQRLVVRPTGIQVLISVQSRINVTVQHI, from the coding sequence ATGCCCCGAATCTTTACATACGCCCTCTTACTCCTTTGCAGCCTGATTAGCTGTCAGCGGGTCAAACCTGAATTGCCCGTTGCTCAGAACTATGAACCGGCACTGACCGAACCAATATCGTATCTGGCTGGTCAGATCACGTTTCCAATCGATGAACTCGAGCGCAAGATCAACAAAGCACTTGACCCTGTGCTGGTTACGGAGGAGGCATTTGAAGGGAAATCGGGTGAAGCCTGGCGGCTGCGCGTCGAGCGCACTGGCCCTGTCAAGATTCACTACGACAATCAGCAGGCATTCTTCTCGGCCCCCCTGCGCGTATTGTACAGCAACCCGATTGCCCTGACAAAAAAGCGGAAGAGCCATACCTTGTGCGCCCTGTCAGTCAATTTCGCGTCGCCCCTGTCAGTTGGCGAAAACTGGCGCCTGACGACGCGCTCTCAGCTCAAAGATTACGAGTGGATTCAGAAACCGACGATTAAACTGCTCGGTATAAAAATCAACGTAACGAAGCTGGCCGACAACATTCTTCAGAAACGCCGGGCCGACATTCAGACGATAATTGACAAGGCGGTTCGCGACGAACTACAGTTGAACAAAGAGGTTCACAAAATATGGACTGATATGCAGAACCCCCTGCGGATCAGTAAGAAGCCCGCCGAGTTATGGCTGGTACCCAAGCCATTCAGTGTGGCAACCTCTCCCGTACGAGGTGGGAAAAACGCCATCATCGTACCCATTCGCATTGCGTTTCGGGTAGGAACGAAAGTCGGAGAAAAGCCAGTGCTGACGGAACGGGAGCCCCTGCCCCGACTCATGCGCCGTGATTCGCTGGCCGGTGAGTCGAGCCTACACGTGCTGACGTTTGTGACCTATGATGACATCAACCGGGTGTTGTCGGAGACGATTAAAAACGACAAGATCAGCCTGTCGGGTAAGAAGCTGACTATCAAAAATGCCGCTATATCGGGAGGGGGAAAGTCGCTGATTCTCAAAACGGATGTAAAGGGCATCGTCAACGGCACGCTCTACTTCCGGGGGAAGCCGCACTACGACACGCTGACGAATACGCTGACTGTGCAGAACCTGGATTTCGATGTGCAGACGCGCGAAACATTGATGAAAACCGCTGATTGGCTACTGCACGACTCCCTCCGCGACACACTACAGGCGGTTACGGTGGTGCCGCTCAGCAAAGAAATCGAGCAGTTGCCAACCAAAATAGAAACCGCCTTTGAGAAGGGCGGTCCCGGCAAAAACACCGATCTGGATATCAAAACCTTCCGGCTGGTTCCGCAGCGGCTCGTGGTCCGGCCCACCGGTATTCAGGTACTTATCAGCGTTCAATCGCGGATCAACGTGACCGTTCAGCATATCTAG
- a CDS encoding FeoB-associated Cys-rich membrane protein has translation MQELIIGLIFAVALFYLGRRAYRSFFSKKAGCGKGCGCATDTSAPTVRILEKGKLNRVS, from the coding sequence ATGCAGGAACTCATCATCGGTCTCATTTTTGCCGTAGCTCTGTTTTATCTGGGGCGTCGGGCATACCGTAGCTTTTTCAGCAAGAAAGCTGGTTGCGGCAAGGGGTGTGGCTGCGCTACAGATACCTCGGCGCCAACCGTACGAATACTGGAAAAAGGCAAGCTAAACCGGGTATCCTAA
- a CDS encoding YfiT family bacillithiol transferase, producing the protein MKFTSDPDPLRYPIGQHDLTVEPDAEQVQHNIVSIAALPLKLIELVQDWSDEQLDTPYRPGGWTVRQLVHHIADSHINAYQRTKLTLTESNPTIKPYDEGAWAELPDSTLPIVPSLHLLTALHQRWVTILHSLSAEDLQRTYYHPGMHQSFTLATMTGLYSWHGEHHFQHAYRLAERNAWL; encoded by the coding sequence ATGAAATTCACCTCCGACCCCGACCCACTGCGGTACCCGATTGGGCAGCACGACCTGACTGTTGAGCCCGATGCTGAACAGGTACAGCACAACATCGTCAGCATTGCGGCCCTACCGCTGAAACTGATCGAACTGGTGCAGGACTGGTCTGACGAGCAGCTCGATACACCGTATCGGCCCGGCGGCTGGACCGTCCGGCAACTGGTGCACCACATCGCCGACAGCCACATCAACGCCTACCAGCGCACCAAGCTGACCCTCACCGAGTCGAACCCGACGATCAAGCCGTACGATGAAGGCGCGTGGGCCGAGTTGCCCGACTCGACCCTTCCGATCGTGCCCTCGCTGCACCTGCTGACGGCCCTGCATCAGCGGTGGGTAACGATACTGCACAGCCTGTCGGCCGAAGACTTGCAGCGGACGTATTACCATCCCGGCATGCACCAGTCGTTCACGCTGGCCACGATGACAGGTCTGTACAGCTGGCACGGTGAGCACCATTTTCAGCATGCCTACCGGCTGGCCGAACGGAACGCCTGGCTGTAA
- a CDS encoding Uma2 family endonuclease → MLAADPNHTPMTIDEYLLREEKSEVRHEFYDGHVYAMAGDTVNHNRLIDNAKDSLKSQVRKRGCQVFFENMKVDVMQGVYMPYPDVVLTCHPFDLRGDDTVVRQPRLLIEVLSKSTASQDRGFKWLRYRRMLSLWYYMLIDQYSTTVELFSRVEETDEWINTVYEHLNDVIVLPRLNCELPLADIYADIELIPEHSADTN, encoded by the coding sequence ATGCTGGCTGCTGACCCGAATCATACGCCCATGACTATCGACGAGTACCTGCTTCGGGAGGAAAAAAGCGAGGTTCGCCATGAGTTCTACGATGGTCACGTGTACGCGATGGCAGGCGACACTGTCAACCATAACCGGCTGATCGACAATGCAAAGGATAGCCTGAAGAGCCAGGTCAGAAAGCGTGGCTGCCAGGTCTTCTTCGAAAATATGAAGGTCGATGTAATGCAGGGTGTATACATGCCATACCCGGACGTAGTGCTGACCTGCCATCCGTTCGATTTGCGGGGTGATGATACTGTCGTCCGGCAACCCCGGCTGTTGATTGAAGTACTGTCAAAGTCGACGGCTTCTCAGGACCGGGGGTTTAAATGGCTGCGTTACCGCCGGATGCTGTCACTGTGGTACTACATGCTAATCGACCAATATTCCACTACGGTAGAACTGTTTAGCCGGGTTGAGGAAACCGACGAATGGATCAACACCGTCTACGAACACCTGAACGACGTGATCGTATTGCCCCGGCTGAACTGCGAACTGCCCCTCGCCGATATCTACGCCGACATTGAACTGATTCCTGAACATTCAGCTGACACAAATTAA
- a CDS encoding DNA-3-methyladenine glycosylase family protein, translating to MPPEAIRHLSQDPVLAAIIEQTPAPQPAFADWANDLYLALLESIVSQQISVKAADAIFRRFRALFADNYPHADQLLLLTTDELRSAGLSGQKIGYLRSVATFAGEHSLDRAYVDTLTDEEIVQYLLPIRGVGRWTVEMLLLFVLDRPDVFPIDDLVIRQRMVRAYPERTAGLTGRVLYKVLHEIAAPWQPYRSTASRYLWKWKPA from the coding sequence ATGCCACCCGAAGCCATTCGCCATCTCAGTCAGGATCCGGTTCTGGCAGCCATTATTGAGCAGACGCCTGCCCCCCAACCCGCCTTTGCCGACTGGGCTAACGACCTGTACCTCGCTCTACTGGAAAGCATCGTGTCGCAGCAGATTTCGGTCAAAGCCGCCGACGCTATCTTCCGCCGGTTTCGCGCCCTGTTCGCCGACAACTATCCTCACGCCGATCAACTGCTGCTGCTGACAACCGACGAACTGCGTAGCGCGGGCCTGTCGGGGCAGAAAATCGGCTACCTGCGCAGCGTGGCAACGTTCGCGGGGGAGCATTCGCTGGATCGGGCTTACGTCGATACACTGACCGACGAGGAAATTGTGCAATATCTGTTGCCCATCCGGGGCGTTGGCCGGTGGACAGTCGAGATGCTGCTGCTGTTTGTGCTCGACCGACCCGACGTATTTCCCATCGATGATCTGGTTATCCGGCAGCGTATGGTGCGGGCTTACCCGGAGCGAACCGCCGGGCTGACCGGACGGGTACTCTACAAGGTGCTGCACGAAATTGCTGCGCCGTGGCAACCCTACCGCAGCACGGCCAGTAGATACCTATGGAAATGGAAACCCGCCTAG